TCCGCGTCTTCCGCGGCTTCACCAGCCTGATGGACCCCGCCCTCTATGCACCGCTGCCGGACGACTGGAGCGTCGGTGTCGCCGACATCGTCGAGTCCACCAAGGCGATCGCGGCGCAACGCTACAAGGCGGTCAACATGGCCGGTGCCGCGGTGATCGCGTCGGTGACCAATGCGCTGGAGGGGCGGGAATTCCCCTTCGTGTTCGGCGGCGACGGCGCGAGCTTCGCGGTCGCGCCATCTGATCTCGACCGCGCCCGCGAGGCGCTGGCAGCGACCGCGACGTGGGTGCGGGAGGATCTCGATCTGAGAATGCGCGTCGCGCTGGTGCCGGTGAGCGCCATTCGCGCGCAAGGTCTCGATGTCCGCGTTGCGCGCTTCGGCCCATCGGCGAATCTGTCCTATGCGATGTTCTCCGGCGGCGGTTTGGGGTGGGCCGAAGCCGCGATGAAGCGCGGCGAGTTCGCGGTCGCCGCGGCGCCGGCCGGCACGCAGCCAGATCTTTCCGGCCTGTCCTGCCGCTTCGAGGAGATTCCGGCCTCGCGCGGCCTGATCCTGTCGGTGCTGGTGGTGCCAGCGCGCAGCGCCGACCCCAAAGCCTTTCGCAAGGTGATCGAGGATGTGATCCACCTCGTCGAGCGCAGTCCGGATGCCGGCCGCCCCGTGCCGCCGCAGGGGCCGCCGCTGAAATGGCCGCCGCAGGGGCTGGACTACGAAGCGCGGGCCGCGCGCGGCGGGCCGCTGTTCAAGCGCCGCGCCGGCGTGCTCATGTACACGCTGTTCGCTTATCTGATCATGCGCTTCGACATCAAGGTCGGCGGCTTCGTGCCGAAGCTCTACAGGCAACAGGTGGTCGAGAACTCAGACTTCCGCAAATTTGACGATGGGCTGCGCATGATCCTCGACTGCACGCCGGAGCTCGAGCGCGCACTCAGCGAGCGTCTTGCGGCCGGCGCGCGCGATGGGGTCGTGCGCTATGGGCTCTACCGGCAGGACGCGGCGATGATGACCTGCTTCACGCCGTCGGCGCTGCGCAGCGATCACGTGCACTTCATCGACGGCGCGCGCGGCGGCTACGCGTCGGCGGCAACGGCGCTGAAGGCGATGATGGTGTGAGCGAGCTAGTGCCCGACCCGGCTCCAGGTCTCGCCGCCGCAGAGCGCGCCGACACAGCCTTCGACCCGCAAGTTTTCCGCGCCGGTCACCGTGATGCTGCTGGCATACGTGCTGCCATCGTCGGCATTGTAGATATGGCCCGACCATTTGTTCGGACCTGCGGGCTGCATGCCGCTGAACAGCGGCAAGCCGATGATCGGGCGCCGGGCGAGCGCGGGATTGGGATTCTTGCTGTCGGTGGCGGGCTGGCCGGTCGCGGTGTCGTAGGGCTCCCGCAGCCAGACGATGACGCCGCAGATGCCGCCGCCGCATTTGCTGACCTTCACGCGCGCATCGCCCGCCTGGGTCAGCCAGGTCCCGCTCGCGTCAGCGCTCTGCGCATGGGCGGCGGTCGCACCACACAGCGCAGTCAAAAGAATAGTGAAAACGGCGAATCTGTTGAACATGGAGAGCCCCGAAAATGGAGGCGCCTCCATACCAGCAAATCACGATAGTGCAACGCCAGGCGGAATCACATTCCTGCGTTGAATTGCCCCAGCGAGATCACCAGGGCAGGCCGCAGAGATCGATGGTGCCGAGACGTGGCGCGCGGACGATATCGAAGACGAAAGGCGCCATGTATTCGAACCGGATCCGCCCCTCCGGCTGCTCGCAATAGACCTCGCCGGTGAAGGGGTGCCAGTTGCGAGCCTGATAGAAGTCGAAATTGTGCGGCTCGCAGACCAGGAGCGCGAAGCGGACCGCCTCGTTGGCGCGCATGGTGTGGATCGCCGCCTCGAGCGCCATCGTCGCATAGCCGCGGCAGCGGCGATCCTCGCGCGTGCAGACGCCGCCGATCCCACCGGCATGAACTTTGCGGCCATTCCAGCTAATGGTGCGAAAGTAGACGCCGACATGGCAGACGAGGCCATCCTCCGGCGTCTCGATCAGCACGCGAAGATCGGCATTGGCCCATTTGATGTGGCCCCAGGGCTGCTTCTCGACAATGTGCGGTCCCCACACCGCCTGATGCAGCGGCTCCACGATCGGCCACGAGGCGTCGCCGTTCAAAATGTCGATCTCGATGCTCATGGCTCTGTCTCGCGTCTCGGCTGCGTGGTGCATTCGTTCTGTCATAAGCGCTTCAAAGGCAATGATATTTTGCGGCGAACGACTGGACCCGGTTGAACACCGCTCCCCTTGCGGCGAAGTTCTGCAATCAGGCCATGCGGTCGCATCACGCGTTTTCGCGAAATTCGCGGTATTTAACCGCCAAGGAACCTTCTATAAGAGTCTCCGTTAAGCCAGTTCCCCACCAGTTGCGGACAAGAACCCATGACCTTTACGCTGCCCCCACTCCCTTACGCCTATGACGCCCTCGGCCAATACATGTCGAAGGAGACGCTGGAATATCACCACGACAAGCATCATCAGGCCTACGTCACCAATGGCAACAACGCGCTCAAGGGCACCGAATGGGAAGGCAAGTCCCTTGAGGAGATCGTCAAGGGCTCGTTCGGCAAGAACCCCGCGGTGTTCAACAATGCCGGCCAGCACTACAACCATATCCACTTCTGGAGCTGGATGAAGCCCAATGGCGGCGGTACCAAGCTGCCGGGCAAGCTCGAGAAGAAGATCAACGAGGATCTCGGCGGCTTCGAGAAGTTCAAGACGGACTTCCAGGCGGCCGGCGTCGGCCAATTCGGCTCGGGCTGGTGCTGGCTCCAGGTCAAGAACGGCAAGCTCGAAATCTCCAAGACCCCGAACGGCGAGAATCCGCTGGTGCACGGCGCCACCCCGATCCTCGGCTGCGACGTCTGGGAGCACTCCTACTACATCGACTATCGCAATCGTCGCCCGGACTATCTGAAGGCGTTCGTCGAGAACCTCGTGAACTGGGAATACGTCGAGTCGCTGTTCGACAAGGCGTGAGCCATTGGCTCGTCATGCCGGGTTCGATGCTGCGCATCGCTCCGGAATGACAGAAGCAAGCAAAGGCGGTCGCGCGTGCGGCCGCCTTTTTTGCTGCGCGGAATTGGGACCCTCATCCGGCATAGCCCTGCGCCGGGCGCGCATCACTCCCGCCGCCGTTCCGTTTGCATCGCGCGGACGGCACCCTTAATCAGAACAGGCATCCCCTCGATCCGACCCGAGCCCGTTGTCAGAACCTTCCCCGAAAGATCCGGTGCCTGCCGAGGACACGGAGTCCGAGCCGCGGCCAGGGCGGACCCGCAAGCCGATCGGCTGGTCGACGATCATCATCGCAGGCTTGGTGGCGGTGAGCGCGGCGCTGGTCTGGCGGCGTGACGGGAGCAGCGGTGTCCTCGAAATTCTCACCCACGATCTCTCGCTGTTCGGCGGTATCCTGCCTCGGGTGCTAGCCGGCTGCCTGTTAGGGGCCTTCATCTCGGAGATCCTGCCGCACGAAAAGGTCTCGCGTTCGCTCGGGCCGAAGTCCGGGCTGATGGGCCTTTTGATCGGGACAGCCTTCGGCGCGATCCTGCCGGGCGGGCCCTTCACCGCCTATCCGGTGGCAAGCGCGCTGCTCGCGGTCGGCGCCGATTTCGGCGCCACCATCGCCATGGTCGTGAGCTGGACGCTGATCGGCTATGGCCGCGCGGTCGCCTGGGAGATCCCGATCATGGGCACCGACTTCACGCTGTGGCGGATCGTGATCTCGTTGCCGCTGCCGGTGCTCGCCGGCGCGCTCGGACGTTTCGTCTATGTCCGGCTCTACCCGAAGCTGATCGCCAAGGACGACGAGACGTGAGCGCCGCGCTTCTCATCGACATCCTGCTGTGGGGCTCGGTCCTCGGCGTCGGCCTGATCGCCTTCCGTCGCGGACCGCCGGTGTTCAAGGCCTCGCTCCGCGAAGGCTCGATGGACTTCGTCAACATCGTGCCGCGGATAGCGTTAGGGGTGATCGGTTCCGGCTATATCGCCGCCATCATCCCGCAGGAGGTGATCACCGGCTGGCTCGGCCCGGACAGCGGCTGGCTCGGGGTCGCGACCGCCGTGGTCGCCGGTGCCGCGACGCCCGGCGGCCCCGTGATCGGCTTCTCCATCGGCACGGTGGCGCTGAAGTCGGGCGGGGGTGTCCCGCAGGTGGTCGCCTATGTCGTCGCCTGGGCCCTGTTTGCCTTCCAGCGGGTGATTTTATGGGAAATCCCGTTCATGCCGGCCCGTTTCGTCTGGTTCCGCTGCGCCGTCTCGGTGCCGTTTCCGTTCCTGGCCGCAGCCATCGCGATGGTGATCGGCAAGCCCTGAGCCAGGCGTGGACAGTCGTAATGTTATAATATAACGTCTTGGCATGGTTCCCGCCGCGTCGCACGCCCACCATTACGACCACGACCACTCGCGTGTCCATGACCACGCCCATTCCCATGGGCACGACCACACGCACGCCCACGTCCATGACGCCACCTCGCCGCACCCGGCGCAGACTGCGC
The DNA window shown above is from Bradyrhizobium sp. CB1650 and carries:
- a CDS encoding DUF3095 domain-containing protein is translated as MISGDSFYGSIRVFRGFTSLMDPALYAPLPDDWSVGVADIVESTKAIAAQRYKAVNMAGAAVIASVTNALEGREFPFVFGGDGASFAVAPSDLDRAREALAATATWVREDLDLRMRVALVPVSAIRAQGLDVRVARFGPSANLSYAMFSGGGLGWAEAAMKRGEFAVAAAPAGTQPDLSGLSCRFEEIPASRGLILSVLVVPARSADPKAFRKVIEDVIHLVERSPDAGRPVPPQGPPLKWPPQGLDYEARAARGGPLFKRRAGVLMYTLFAYLIMRFDIKVGGFVPKLYRQQVVENSDFRKFDDGLRMILDCTPELERALSERLAAGARDGVVRYGLYRQDAAMMTCFTPSALRSDHVHFIDGARGGYASAATALKAMMV
- a CDS encoding DUF2147 domain-containing protein, which translates into the protein MFNRFAVFTILLTALCGATAAHAQSADASGTWLTQAGDARVKVSKCGGGICGVIVWLREPYDTATGQPATDSKNPNPALARRPIIGLPLFSGMQPAGPNKWSGHIYNADDGSTYASSITVTGAENLRVEGCVGALCGGETWSRVGH
- a CDS encoding GNAT family N-acetyltransferase, with protein sequence MSIEIDILNGDASWPIVEPLHQAVWGPHIVEKQPWGHIKWANADLRVLIETPEDGLVCHVGVYFRTISWNGRKVHAGGIGGVCTREDRRCRGYATMALEAAIHTMRANEAVRFALLVCEPHNFDFYQARNWHPFTGEVYCEQPEGRIRFEYMAPFVFDIVRAPRLGTIDLCGLPW
- a CDS encoding superoxide dismutase, with amino-acid sequence MTFTLPPLPYAYDALGQYMSKETLEYHHDKHHQAYVTNGNNALKGTEWEGKSLEEIVKGSFGKNPAVFNNAGQHYNHIHFWSWMKPNGGGTKLPGKLEKKINEDLGGFEKFKTDFQAAGVGQFGSGWCWLQVKNGKLEISKTPNGENPLVHGATPILGCDVWEHSYYIDYRNRRPDYLKAFVENLVNWEYVESLFDKA
- a CDS encoding permease, producing MSEPSPKDPVPAEDTESEPRPGRTRKPIGWSTIIIAGLVAVSAALVWRRDGSSGVLEILTHDLSLFGGILPRVLAGCLLGAFISEILPHEKVSRSLGPKSGLMGLLIGTAFGAILPGGPFTAYPVASALLAVGADFGATIAMVVSWTLIGYGRAVAWEIPIMGTDFTLWRIVISLPLPVLAGALGRFVYVRLYPKLIAKDDET